A part of Desulfobulbaceae bacterium DB1 genomic DNA contains:
- a CDS encoding site-2 protease family protein — MNIIQQIIILAPPFLFALTIHEYCHGMVAYRLGDPTAHNLGRLTLNPLKHLDPLGVLAFIIMKIGWAKPVPVNPRYFRNPLKDMIWVALAGPGANLLTAIASSLLAQLLVFLAVWIPKPILFPLFQMVGASIWINIILAIFNLLPIPPLDGSKVLMGLLPPRQAAAFAKLEPFGFIILLALFYTGILQKILGPITGLAEKMITG; from the coding sequence ATGAATATCATACAGCAGATCATCATACTGGCGCCCCCCTTCCTGTTCGCGCTCACCATCCATGAATATTGCCACGGCATGGTCGCTTACCGACTGGGAGACCCGACAGCCCACAATCTCGGCCGCCTCACCCTGAACCCCTTGAAACATCTTGACCCGCTGGGAGTCCTGGCCTTCATTATCATGAAAATCGGCTGGGCAAAACCGGTGCCGGTCAACCCGCGCTACTTCCGCAATCCGCTGAAGGACATGATCTGGGTGGCCCTGGCAGGCCCCGGAGCCAACCTGTTGACGGCAATCGCCAGCAGCCTGCTGGCCCAACTGCTCGTTTTCCTTGCCGTCTGGATACCAAAACCGATCCTCTTCCCGCTCTTTCAGATGGTGGGCGCGAGCATCTGGATCAATATCATCCTGGCGATTTTCAACCTGCTGCCCATCCCTCCCCTGGACGGCAGCAAAGTGCTGATGGGACTGCTTCCGCCCCGGCAGGCAGCTGCCTTTGCAAAACTGGAGCCTTTCGGCTTCATCATCCTGCTGGCGCTTTTTTATACCGGCATTTTACAAAAAATCCTCGGGCCGATCACCGGCCTTGCCGAAAAGATGATCACCGGATAA
- a CDS encoding prohead protease produces MEVITTHLNADFDSMASMVAAKKLYPDAVLAFSGSQERNLRKFFVQSVMIYDFQRVKNIELDQVTKLIIVDTRQPSRIGNFAKCLENPGIEIHLYDHHPDAPGDLKGAVEVVKAVGSTATVFVEIFQERNIAISQDEATLLAMAEYEDTGSFTFSTTTPADLRAMAWLLGCGANLNTVTQYITQELTTGEVSLLNELIKSATTYTVQSIEITVTRIALSQYVDEFSLIVRRFMSMENLNVLFALASMGERIYLIARSRIPEVNVGQIALEFNGGGHASAAAATINDMTLVEAEEKLIRLLHKHVRPESKAWQLMSSPVISVGPDMTTKEAYDTLIRYGITMLPIMQDNKMLGLFSRRDASKAIFHHLGDLPASEFMTTELATLPPSATLADIQELIIEHRQRFIPIVESGLLVGVITRTDLFNLLVNDPAYLPSLKTTQSEPSSERNRNMTNLISQSLSREMVILLQRIGEVAQKNKFTAYAVGGFVRDLLLHIENLDLDIVVEGDGITFAKMLAQELGGTVTTHVKFNTALVKLADGFKVDIATARLEYYEYPAAMPTVELSSIKLDLFRRDFTINAMAIHLNPDKFGILVDFFNCQNDLKDRQIRILHNLSFVEDPTRIFRGIRFEQRMGFTLGKLTEKQLKNAVKMNLFDRKFGRRYFQEIKLILSEPNPLPAIRRMAQFDLLKFLHHSLKYEPRVAEIMEEAHRALAWHKLLYLSDKCSQWIVYLLALTCRIQTRALFAFCKKFEVPERYQQLLLREKIETKRIVRTLERRSHLRSSEIYWLLKGLSHEGLLFLMAICRNKTGKQAVSLYVTRLRHIKNHLHGADLKKLGYPPGPAYQTMLNHLLEKTIDGELSSREDEINFLGKEYPLEAGKKKGSP; encoded by the coding sequence ATGGAAGTCATCACAACACATCTCAATGCCGATTTTGACAGCATGGCCTCAATGGTTGCCGCCAAAAAGCTCTACCCCGACGCGGTGCTGGCCTTTTCCGGCTCCCAGGAAAGGAATCTGCGCAAATTTTTTGTCCAGTCGGTGATGATTTACGACTTCCAGCGGGTAAAAAACATTGAACTGGATCAGGTAACCAAACTGATCATCGTTGATACGCGCCAGCCGTCACGCATCGGCAACTTTGCCAAATGCCTGGAAAACCCAGGAATTGAAATTCACCTGTACGATCACCACCCGGATGCGCCGGGCGACCTGAAGGGCGCCGTGGAGGTGGTGAAAGCGGTGGGATCAACGGCCACGGTTTTTGTTGAAATCTTTCAGGAGCGCAATATCGCCATCAGTCAGGATGAGGCGACGCTGCTGGCCATGGCCGAATATGAGGACACCGGCTCGTTCACCTTCAGCACCACCACTCCGGCCGATTTGCGCGCCATGGCCTGGCTGCTCGGCTGCGGCGCGAACCTGAACACGGTCACCCAGTACATCACCCAGGAACTCACCACCGGCGAAGTCTCACTGCTGAATGAACTGATAAAATCGGCGACAACATACACCGTGCAGTCCATTGAAATTACCGTGACCCGCATCGCCCTCAGCCAATATGTGGACGAATTCTCCCTCATTGTCCGGCGCTTCATGAGCATGGAAAACCTCAATGTCCTCTTTGCCCTGGCCAGCATGGGGGAACGGATCTATCTCATCGCCCGGAGCAGAATCCCCGAAGTCAACGTCGGCCAGATCGCCCTGGAGTTCAACGGCGGCGGCCATGCATCAGCCGCGGCGGCCACCATCAACGACATGACCCTGGTCGAAGCGGAAGAAAAACTGATTCGCCTCCTCCATAAACACGTAAGGCCGGAAAGCAAGGCCTGGCAACTGATGTCCTCGCCGGTCATTTCCGTTGGCCCTGATATGACCACCAAGGAGGCTTACGACACCCTCATCCGCTACGGCATCACCATGCTGCCGATCATGCAGGACAATAAAATGCTGGGGCTTTTTTCCCGGCGCGATGCCAGCAAGGCCATCTTTCATCATCTCGGAGACCTGCCGGCAAGCGAATTCATGACAACGGAACTTGCCACGCTGCCCCCTTCCGCCACCCTGGCCGATATCCAGGAACTGATCATTGAACACCGGCAGCGGTTCATCCCCATTGTTGAAAGCGGCTTGCTGGTGGGCGTTATCACCCGCACCGACCTGTTCAATCTGCTGGTCAACGACCCGGCCTATCTCCCCAGCCTGAAGACCACCCAGAGTGAGCCGTCCAGCGAGCGCAACAGGAACATGACCAACCTGATCAGCCAATCCCTGAGCCGGGAAATGGTCATTCTCCTGCAAAGAATCGGCGAGGTGGCGCAAAAAAACAAATTCACCGCCTATGCGGTGGGCGGCTTTGTCCGCGATCTGTTGCTCCACATTGAAAATCTCGACCTGGACATTGTTGTCGAAGGAGACGGCATCACCTTTGCCAAGATGCTGGCCCAGGAACTGGGCGGCACCGTGACCACCCACGTCAAGTTCAACACCGCGCTGGTCAAACTTGCCGACGGCTTTAAAGTGGATATTGCCACGGCCCGCCTTGAGTATTATGAATACCCGGCGGCAATGCCCACGGTGGAACTCAGCTCCATCAAGCTCGACCTTTTCCGGCGGGATTTCACCATCAATGCCATGGCAATCCATCTCAACCCGGACAAGTTCGGCATCCTGGTGGATTTTTTCAACTGCCAGAACGACCTGAAGGACAGACAGATCCGCATCCTGCACAACCTGAGCTTTGTCGAGGATCCAACCCGTATCTTCCGCGGAATCCGCTTTGAGCAGCGCATGGGGTTTACCCTCGGCAAGCTGACCGAAAAACAGCTGAAGAACGCGGTAAAGATGAACCTCTTTGATCGGAAATTCGGACGCCGTTATTTTCAGGAAATCAAGCTGATACTTTCAGAACCCAACCCACTGCCGGCAATCCGGCGCATGGCCCAGTTTGATCTGCTGAAATTCCTCCACCATTCGCTCAAATACGAGCCGCGCGTTGCTGAAATCATGGAAGAAGCGCACCGGGCCCTGGCCTGGCACAAACTGCTTTATTTAAGCGACAAATGCAGTCAATGGATCGTCTACCTGCTGGCCCTGACCTGCCGCATCCAAACGAGGGCGCTGTTTGCCTTCTGCAAAAAATTCGAGGTCCCGGAGCGCTACCAGCAGCTGCTGCTCCGGGAAAAAATCGAAACAAAACGGATTGTCCGCACCCTTGAGCGCAGAAGCCATCTGCGCTCAAGTGAAATCTACTGGCTCCTGAAAGGGTTGAGTCATGAGGGGCTTCTTTTCCTGATGGCCATTTGCCGGAACAAAACCGGCAAACAGGCAGTCTCCCTTTATGTGACCCGATTGCGCCACATCAAAAACCACCTGCACGGCGCAGACCTGAAAAAACTCGGCTACCCTCCCGGCCCGGCATACCAGACCATGCTGAATCACCTGCTGGAAAAAACCATTGACGGTGAGCTTTCCAGCCGTGAAGACGAGATCAATTTTCTTGGAAAGGAGTATCCCCTGGAAGCGGGGAAGAAAAAAGGAAGTCCATGA